The segment tttaaccctctgggcctcttcggtcatttttgaccgaaaaattttgtgttttgaatttttaaaaatcgtagcttcatcagaatgagatgacacttggtgacttttgttgcattagctatgtgagtaaaaaaaaaaaaaaatcagtgacatgattcggatatgttaaagggtcaaaaaaaaaaaaatagtcacacttggctccttcgcagtcaaaaatgaccgacataggaaatgaatgggaaatacgaaaaaatgtgataattcagataatcttttggtaatacaaccTACAAATGAGAAACTGTGcggaaaagaagtgttcagcaagcaaggactgacactctaaaataacaaaagtacagaactgacacacacacgcgcacacagacacacacacagacacacagaaataagcagaaaaatgcaaaacctgatatttatccaatcaaaaaaatatctaaaccttgccaaaatttatcttttagaatgtctgaatatatttctaaatgcaaagcctaataaaatgaagaaacagtaaaaagaaaaaaaacaataggaatcccaaagcccctgtatatatgtatatagggagacacaggagtttacatggcattacacaagtttttattttttatgccactagatggtgcaattttcactttaaaaaaatggattttaaatgcttttactctattttaatgtgaaatgttgtatttattgaaaaataataaatacataattaattaaaaaatataatataaaatataaatctactgggaaaaaattgctcattaaaactgtatatatattgcatagattcataaaaaaatgctcaaaattctaaataataattacaaaatattattgaacacaaatatatttaattgattttcctgaagaaaaaaaaaaagttaatttttaaggcttcggtcacttttgaccgcgagggagccaagtgtgaccccttaatgaggaggcccagagaaAACTCTTGCCATACTGCATTGAGCTAATCTGAGACTTGTCATACATAGTACTTACAtagcattgctcttttgttgattttaattGAGTCCATTGTCGTTATTTGTAAgtaaagcatctgctaaataactaaatgtaaatttaaatgtaatatattgtgTTTCAGGtaccagtggagtggatgatgttCATGTGTTCATCAGTTCTGGTGAAAATGTCCGTCTGCTCTGTAATAATGCTCTTCCTGACTGCAAATCAACTACATGGGTCTATGACAGATATTCAGCAACAGTTGAACTGATTGGTTTAGGGATAAAGAAGGAAGACACAGAGAGTCATGAGAGACTGAGTCTGGGGTCCGACTGCTCTCTGAACATCAAGAACATCACAAAAGAAGATTATGGATTATACATCTGCCGACAATATGTGAATGAACAACAACAGGGACCTGATGCACGTGTTTATCTGCATGTTCTTCACGGTAATTTTATGGTTATGTGGTCAATTTAAAAATATcaaattctttatttaaactCTCATGCTGATTGAAAGTGTGAtttgtgtgttattttgtgtttcagtctctTCATCATCCTCACAGACTGAGATCAGTCCAGGCAGCTCTGTGACTCTCTCCTGTCAGTTGTATTCATCAGATACTGGAGTCTCTTGTGATGATTGGATCCGTTCTGAGGGAATTGAGGTGTTCTGGGTGAATCAGGCTGGTGTTAAACTGACGATATCAGACTCCAGATATCAGATATCAGCTCCAGGACACTGTATCATCACTCTGACTACAACACTCCTGAATGACGATGACAACAGAGAGTggagatgcaatgttactcacaGAAATCAACTCAAGACCTCAGCCACATTTACTGTCAAGAGTTCAGGTGAGAAAACAATCTCATGAAGTAGTACTAGAAGAGTCTCTGATTAAATTCTGATTATCACATTTTACAGTATTCATCTTTACAGCTCAAGATAAAACAACAAGAGCAGTGATTTCAGTCCACATCACAAACTCTCAGGATCACAAAACTACAAACACACATGTGACTAAAGGTACATCATCACTGTCTTTCTCACAGTTGTCAGTTGTATGTTTGTAGTGGTTAGTTTTAATATATGGTCAGTTTTGGTCAGTCCCATTTTTGTGATCTTGCCTATGTTACTGAAAATGTTACTGAGTGAAAACAAGTCTCTCTAGTAGAAAACAGTGGTAGCTTTGCCTTGTTttaagggaagacactgcaggcaaaaatgcagtttttcatgcacctgtcaagtttgaaatttaggtatttatttatttatttatttattttgagttgtggaaagaaaacatccaaaaacactgttaattgtttcttttatagcactttatctatttgtagcaatagatttCCAATTACAatacacagtgccttgcaaaattattcacaccccttgatttttttcacattttgttatgttgatgcattatgttaaactactttatattgctttttcccccacatcaatctacactcccaaATAAAATTTGCACATTTGGTTTTGGCTTTGTCATTATTAGGTGTATGGAGTGTAATTTTTactaatgtattaaaaataaaacactgaaataagtacactgcataagtattcataccctttactcagtacatagttgaagcagctttacagcctcgagtattttgggtctgatgtgaccagCTTTggacatctgcatttggcaattatctgcctttctttgcctcaccttttcacctctccatctctgtcagcttggacattttctaaagtcctagttgttccagtcgtcttccattatggagaatgcttctgtcaaccttcaatgcagcagatttgtttctgaactcttctctagatcatcgccttaacacacgtctgtcactgagctctacaggcagttatcttggtttttgctctgatatgcattttcagctgttagacctattctgagaggtgtgtgtgtttctaaatcagactcattcacatgaatttgccacagtttaactccactccaagtgtaggaacatctagaagcaatatgaatgctcctgagctaaattacGAATGTccaagaaaagggtatgaatacttatgcaacaggatctttttagttttttatttttaataaatttgcacaaatgttaaaaacctatttttgctttgccattatggagtagggagtgtagattgatgtgggaaaaaagtaatttaaagtagtttaacataatgcagcaacataacaaaatgtgaaaaaaaaatgaaggtgtatgaataatttcgtaaggcactatatatttttaaaggctgttttttcaaaatgagtttttcttctacactgagccatatatatccacttcagtagcacttacacacaccaaactttacattgttattcctgtctatatctggaaggtttttacagagggatttgttcaaatATGATtcacttgattttatacaacattttataaaaaaataaaaaataaaaaataaatacaaataaatatgttgttttctgtctgttctaagtttttttttgttttgttttttttttttttgtttttttttttggcgtgacgaaatgagatacacaaaattccctctgtaaaaacttttgactctatatgtcaaaaaaaataaaataagaatttagcacatttttaattcagtaatgcttcatttttatattcaaacataacattttagaaaacgtgtaATACAAAACATGTtcacaattatcaatgtaatcaatcaactgggtaagtaaggggataactattagttaatgttgtaccctattcacctgcagtgtttcgccttaaattaacactaaacatttagataaaaaaattactaaatctaATTTGTAAAAAAGAAATCTATTTACGCTTTGGTTAATACATattcatgttgagagaaatcaaaaGTACAGAGGTGTTGTGTGTGCAGTTTAAACATGAGGTTAATGTAGTTCTAGAATAAATCTGAACCCATTAATTCATctctcacaaaaaaaaataagaaaaaaaaaacatacatttttcatCAAAATGAATGAACCGACTTTCTCctgcgttctactgtacagacgtgcaTTTTCTTTCCCTTCAGCctcgtttcagtttttttttttttttttttggtgtgaaagggcttttacatttgctaaaagtATAACTttcatatataaaaaacaaacaaacaaacaagtaagCCCTGCCCAGAATTAAAATgcaatgtaacacattactttccataaaaagtaactaagtaaaatatttaattactttttagggaataatgcagtattgtaatgcattacttctaacagtaact is part of the Garra rufa chromosome 1, GarRuf1.0, whole genome shotgun sequence genome and harbors:
- the LOC141337149 gene encoding uncharacterized protein; translation: MADKCHLCLLGLIFLSSLLTGTSGVDDVHVFISSGENVRLLCNNALPDCKSTTWVYDRYSATVELIGLGIKKEDTESHERLSLGSDCSLNIKNITKEDYGLYICRQYVNEQQQGPDARVYLHVLHVSSSSSQTEISPGSSVTLSCQLYSSDTGVSCDDWIRSEGIEVFWVNQAGVKLTISDSRYQISAPGHCIITLTTTLLNDDDNREWRCNVTHRNQLKTSATFTVKSSAQDKTTRAVISVHITNSQDHKTTNTHVTKALLYCSQTVLTISNNMFPNLNSEITALKHYMMMMMMMMMMMMMYFI